In the Pseudomonas sp. ADAK2 genome, one interval contains:
- a CDS encoding TonB-dependent receptor, translated as MKHIPLLASLVGCLSVSAWAQSTVDLAPITIDGEAGNEPGLSLDQSSGMASRLGLSVRDTPASVAIANRNDIERHGAQNFQDAANTLPGVNASAPPGFGGFVSYRGFTSSQITQMFNGINVSGGLARPVDAWIYDRVELVGGPSSLINGAGSVGGSLNYVTKLATREEQAVEGRISYGSYDTTETAFGLNHALSEAGADVQHYARLDVSHNTSNGYIDRQERDAWSVAFSLLSDLTPNLSHTLALEYQDEHEDSPYWGTPVLNPKAGELKVDKHNRFNNYNVEDGRYEQRTIWVRSIIDYRINDSTTLRNTLYHLDSQRDYRNLETYQYNADNSAVNRSTAYQVRHQGEQNGNQFELRHDNTVFGLDATWSGGFEYKVNQTTNSPLNVKGASSVNPNNFQPGHFYDIPGTNPKLISDKTNEVTTKALFVENRLALTDKLALLTGLRYDDIDLDVTNHRAVTASNPRHLKRSWEPVTGRVGLTYQFIPSANVYVQYSTAAEQPNGTQDFDVSTGKQWEVGSKFDYLDGRGSATLAAYTIERKDFAVTDPLDPTQSIPVGQQTSKGIELATSFRITDKLLAEGNFAWVDAQYDEFTEKNAAGTVVSRKGNTPTNVPDRVGNLWLTYDFAPQWQGGVDARYVASVFADSANTMTVPSYTLFGSFLSYKVDQHTTVTGRVRNLTNEVYAEFAHVSPAYYLGTPRTFELAVQTRF; from the coding sequence ATGAAACACATCCCTTTACTGGCGAGCCTGGTTGGCTGCCTGTCCGTTAGCGCCTGGGCGCAATCCACGGTCGATCTGGCGCCGATCACCATTGACGGTGAGGCCGGCAACGAACCCGGCCTGAGCCTCGATCAATCCAGCGGCATGGCCTCGCGCCTGGGGCTCAGCGTGCGGGACACGCCGGCCTCGGTGGCCATCGCCAACCGCAACGATATCGAGCGCCACGGCGCGCAAAACTTCCAGGACGCCGCCAACACCTTACCCGGTGTCAACGCCAGTGCACCGCCGGGATTCGGCGGATTCGTGTCGTATCGCGGTTTCACCAGCAGCCAGATCACCCAGATGTTCAACGGCATCAACGTATCGGGCGGTCTGGCACGACCGGTGGACGCGTGGATTTATGATCGGGTCGAACTGGTTGGCGGCCCATCGTCATTGATCAATGGCGCCGGCTCTGTGGGCGGTTCGCTGAACTATGTGACCAAACTGGCGACCCGCGAAGAGCAAGCCGTCGAAGGCCGGATCAGCTACGGCAGCTACGACACCACCGAGACCGCATTCGGCCTCAACCACGCCCTCAGCGAAGCCGGGGCGGACGTGCAGCATTACGCGCGACTCGACGTCAGCCACAACACCAGCAACGGCTACATCGACCGCCAGGAGCGCGATGCCTGGAGCGTGGCGTTCTCGCTGCTCAGCGACTTGACGCCCAATCTGTCCCACACCTTGGCCCTGGAATACCAGGACGAGCACGAGGACAGCCCATACTGGGGCACGCCAGTGCTCAACCCCAAGGCTGGCGAGCTAAAGGTCGACAAACACAATCGCTTCAATAACTACAACGTCGAGGATGGCCGCTACGAGCAGCGCACGATCTGGGTCCGCTCGATCATTGATTACCGGATCAACGACAGCACCACTCTGCGCAACACCCTCTATCACCTCGACAGCCAGCGCGATTACCGCAATCTGGAAACCTACCAGTACAACGCCGACAACAGCGCGGTGAACCGCTCCACGGCGTATCAGGTACGGCATCAGGGTGAGCAGAACGGCAACCAGTTCGAACTGCGTCACGACAACACAGTGTTTGGGCTGGACGCTACCTGGTCCGGCGGCTTCGAGTACAAGGTCAACCAGACCACCAACTCGCCGCTGAATGTCAAAGGTGCGAGCAGCGTCAATCCGAACAACTTCCAGCCGGGGCATTTCTATGACATTCCTGGCACTAATCCGAAGCTGATCAGCGACAAGACCAACGAGGTCACCACCAAGGCGCTGTTCGTCGAGAACCGTTTGGCGTTGACCGACAAACTGGCGCTGTTGACCGGCCTGCGATACGACGACATCGACCTCGACGTGACCAACCACCGGGCAGTAACTGCCAGCAATCCGCGGCACCTCAAGCGCAGTTGGGAGCCGGTCACCGGCCGGGTGGGCCTGACCTACCAGTTCATTCCCTCGGCCAATGTCTACGTGCAATACAGCACCGCCGCCGAACAGCCCAATGGTACTCAGGACTTTGATGTGTCCACCGGCAAGCAGTGGGAAGTGGGCAGCAAGTTCGATTACCTGGACGGTCGCGGTTCGGCGACGCTGGCGGCGTACACGATCGAACGCAAGGATTTCGCTGTGACCGATCCGCTGGACCCGACCCAAAGCATCCCGGTGGGTCAGCAGACGTCGAAAGGCATCGAGTTGGCCACGTCTTTCCGGATCACCGACAAGCTGTTGGCTGAGGGCAACTTCGCCTGGGTCGATGCGCAATACGACGAGTTCACCGAGAAGAACGCGGCGGGTACAGTGGTTTCCCGCAAGGGCAACACGCCGACCAACGTGCCGGATCGGGTGGGTAACCTGTGGTTGACCTATGACTTTGCGCCGCAATGGCAAGGCGGTGTCGATGCGCGGTACGTGGCGTCGGTGTTTGCTGACAGCGCCAACACCATGACCGTGCCGTCGTACACGCTGTTCGGCAGTTTCTTGAGCTACAAGGTTGACCAACACACCACCGTCACCGGCCGGGTGCGCAACCTGACCAACGAGGTGTATGCCGAGTTTGCGCATGTTTCGCCGGCGTATTACCTGGGGACGCCGCGCACGTTTGAGTTAGCCGTACAGACAAGGTTCTAA
- a CDS encoding ABC transporter substrate-binding protein: MKGLRRLLAATLATLGLLAAPVPVFAAQAPIHFADLNWESGSLITDILRIIVEKGYGLPTDTLPGTTITLETALANNDIQVIGEEWAGRSPVWVKAEAEGKVVSLGDTVKGATEGWWVPEYVVKGDPAKGIKPLAPDLRSVSDLPRYKDVFSDPESPGKGRFLNSPIGWTSEVVNKQKLTAYGLNDSYVNFRSGSGAALDAEIASSIRRGKPVLFYYWSPTPLLGRFKLIQLEEPPFDAEAWKTLTDADNPNPKPTRSLASKLSIGVSTPFQKQYPQIAAFFTKVDLPIGPLNKALADMSEKHTAPRQAAEAFMKAHPDVWQAWLPKDVADKVSASLN; this comes from the coding sequence ATGAAAGGACTTCGACGGTTACTGGCCGCTACCCTGGCCACGCTCGGCTTGTTGGCTGCGCCGGTCCCGGTGTTCGCCGCCCAGGCCCCGATCCACTTCGCCGACCTGAACTGGGAAAGCGGCAGTCTGATCACCGATATCCTGCGGATCATTGTCGAGAAGGGCTACGGCTTGCCCACCGACACGTTGCCGGGCACCACCATCACCCTGGAAACCGCCCTGGCCAACAATGACATCCAGGTCATTGGTGAAGAGTGGGCCGGTCGCAGTCCGGTGTGGGTCAAGGCCGAGGCCGAAGGCAAGGTCGTGAGCCTGGGCGACACGGTCAAGGGCGCCACCGAAGGCTGGTGGGTGCCGGAATACGTGGTCAAGGGCGACCCCGCCAAAGGCATCAAGCCCCTGGCGCCGGACCTGCGCAGTGTCAGCGACCTGCCGCGCTACAAGGATGTGTTCAGCGACCCGGAAAGTCCGGGCAAGGGCCGCTTCCTCAATAGCCCGATTGGCTGGACCTCGGAAGTGGTCAATAAGCAGAAACTCACGGCCTATGGCTTGAACGACAGCTACGTGAACTTCCGCAGCGGCTCCGGCGCGGCGCTGGATGCGGAAATCGCCTCGTCGATCCGTCGTGGCAAACCGGTGTTGTTCTATTACTGGTCCCCGACACCGTTGCTCGGGCGCTTCAAACTGATCCAGCTGGAAGAGCCTCCATTTGACGCTGAGGCCTGGAAAACCCTGACCGACGCCGATAATCCGAATCCGAAACCCACCCGTTCCCTGGCGTCGAAATTGTCTATTGGCGTGTCCACGCCGTTCCAGAAGCAGTACCCACAGATCGCGGCGTTCTTCACCAAGGTCGATTTGCCGATCGGGCCGTTGAACAAGGCGCTGGCGGATATGAGTGAGAAGCACACGGCACCGCGCCAGGCGGCCGAGGCCTTCATGAAGGCACATCCGGACGTGTGGCAGGCATGGCTGCCGAAGGATGTGGCGGATAAGGTCAGTGCCTCACTGAACTGA